The proteins below are encoded in one region of Betaproteobacteria bacterium:
- a CDS encoding GGDEF domain-containing protein: MVLLSFDQQRVVEANGRLQEQTVPEIIRYQRLARNLEQLRQEGERIFAVSSVAARQQSLFVVTLIASHPSILEHPGAAPLAREAEEFLGNVVRTPVDDEHRPSERYEEWQRLAVRLGSQVDDISIQGINLATNDLNVASTAMKLARYKLMIVLVLVGLFLVAFMVLVRRHLIHPLQRINKALSTLSVDRPAPEFHASLMLEIQAVEAAIQEQHALLIQNDETRKVLEQLANKDGLTGLMNRRHFMQTAEVELQRAQRYRRAVTVAMADLDYFKRLNDTYGHAAGDAVLRAFADLVQEAVRQSDLVCRYGGEEFAFLFPEIEPAETEKLAERLRVRCAEMDVGLPDGRQVKVSVSIGLADASECPIEIALKRADEALYEAKRLGRNRVVISGVPPAAEA, encoded by the coding sequence GTGGTTCTGCTCTCGTTTGATCAGCAGCGTGTCGTCGAAGCCAATGGCCGGCTGCAGGAGCAGACGGTGCCGGAAATCATCCGCTACCAACGGCTTGCCAGAAATCTGGAACAGCTCCGCCAGGAAGGTGAACGCATCTTTGCAGTCAGCTCGGTGGCGGCCCGCCAGCAGTCCCTGTTTGTGGTCACGCTGATCGCCAGCCATCCGAGCATTCTCGAACATCCGGGGGCGGCCCCGCTGGCCAGGGAGGCCGAGGAATTCCTCGGCAATGTGGTGCGTACGCCGGTTGACGACGAACATCGACCATCCGAGCGCTATGAGGAGTGGCAACGGCTGGCGGTGCGCCTCGGTTCGCAGGTTGACGACATATCGATCCAGGGCATCAACCTTGCAACCAACGACCTCAACGTTGCATCGACCGCCATGAAGCTGGCTCGCTACAAGTTGATGATCGTGCTGGTGCTGGTTGGCTTGTTCCTGGTCGCCTTCATGGTGCTTGTCCGGCGCCACTTGATTCACCCCTTGCAGCGCATCAACAAGGCGTTGTCGACACTCAGCGTTGACCGCCCGGCACCTGAGTTTCATGCATCGCTGATGCTTGAAATCCAGGCCGTCGAAGCGGCGATACAGGAACAACATGCCTTGCTGATTCAGAACGACGAAACCCGGAAGGTCCTGGAACAGCTGGCCAACAAGGACGGTCTGACCGGGCTGATGAATCGCCGGCATTTCATGCAGACCGCCGAGGTCGAGTTGCAGCGCGCGCAGCGCTATCGGCGCGCGGTGACGGTGGCCATGGCCGATCTCGATTATTTCAAGCGGCTCAATGACACCTATGGGCACGCGGCCGGTGATGCCGTGCTGCGCGCCTTTGCCGATCTGGTTCAGGAGGCCGTGCGGCAGTCCGATCTGGTCTGCCGCTATGGCGGCGAAGAGTTCGCCTTCCTGTTTCCGGAAATCGAGCCTGCCGAGACGGAGAAGCTGGCCGAACGCCTGCGCGTTCGCTGTGCCGAGATGGATGTCGGGCTACCTGACGGGCGCCAGGTCAAGGTATCGGTCAGCATCGGGCTGGCCGATGCCAGTGAATGCCCGATAGAAATCGCTCTCAAACGGGCCGATGAAGCCCTCTACGAAGCCAAGCGGCTAGGCCGTAACCGGGTGGTTATTAGCGGTGTGCCACCCGCCGCCGAAGCCTGA
- a CDS encoding amino acid ABC transporter substrate-binding protein, which produces MPRRALVSLLCFFLSIGGWGGGLAIAEPSLRVLVIDNAPPMSFRDKAGRLTGFSVDIARAICDEMRARCVFDVAVQSELIDRLTRGKADIVATGLLETPERRGKLLFAKPYYRSFSMWQARQDVQPGQEGVRVAVVSGSAQEEYARRQGWKIRPVPTNGELGVPLVAGEVQAALVPMLTALNLQNNEAFRQLELAATVLRSPDLGGDASFGVSLFRPELVVEINAALERIKRNGTYDRINSRYLPFRVS; this is translated from the coding sequence ATGCCGCGTCGCGCGCTCGTTTCCCTGCTTTGCTTTTTCCTGTCGATCGGCGGATGGGGCGGGGGATTGGCCATCGCCGAGCCTTCGCTGCGCGTACTGGTCATCGACAATGCGCCGCCCATGTCCTTCCGTGACAAAGCTGGCCGGCTGACCGGATTCAGCGTTGATATTGCCCGGGCCATCTGCGACGAAATGCGTGCCCGCTGTGTCTTTGATGTGGCCGTGCAAAGCGAGCTGATTGACCGCCTGACGCGGGGCAAGGCCGATATTGTGGCGACCGGTTTGCTCGAAACGCCGGAGCGCCGCGGCAAGCTCCTTTTTGCCAAGCCTTACTACCGCTCCTTTTCCATGTGGCAGGCACGGCAAGATGTCCAGCCGGGGCAGGAGGGTGTTCGGGTTGCCGTGGTCAGCGGCTCGGCTCAGGAGGAATATGCTCGGCGGCAGGGATGGAAAATCCGTCCGGTGCCAACGAATGGCGAACTTGGCGTGCCGCTGGTTGCCGGCGAAGTTCAAGCGGCGCTGGTGCCGATGCTGACGGCCCTCAATCTGCAAAACAACGAGGCCTTTCGACAACTTGAACTGGCCGCTACCGTGCTGCGCTCGCCGGATCTGGGCGGCGATGCATCCTTTGGCGTGTCGCTGTTTCGGCCCGAATTGGTCGTTGAAATTAACGCTGCACTCGAACGGATCAAGCGCAATGGGACGTATGATCGAATCAATTCCCGCTATCTGCCATTTCGTGTGAGTTGA
- a CDS encoding PD-(D/E)XK nuclease family protein has protein sequence MAFAGRGRQHPRRWLEGIWLMLGGPRCLESPEALNDVEAFFSLLDKLVASRNLSAETLATHAADLYAPSDPLGSAVQMMTVHKSKGLEFDTVILPGLDRGIGGNDSSLLLWDEVAGADGNEHLLVAPMKQKGAANGEPTAYDYLKKLETERAAHEDERLLYVAATRAIRNLHLVGVAVADEKKDDGLKAPASGTLLKLLWPGVAQTLFADALANAEAVVPVSVGIDPATFVPPLVRLRQIGLPAALCKISEDLRPADNPLDLDEAEPGLSLEASVGTLVHRCLELISKIGLKTWSTARVVTLQPAYQRWLLAQGHSETEAASGAGDVVAAVSNTLDSETGRWLLDDHPEAAAEQAWSSQVGDTTLHHVIDRIFVTEGCRWIIDYKTARLPRSRIVAAG, from the coding sequence GTGGCCTTTGCCGGCCGCGGTCGGCAGCATCCCCGCCGCTGGCTGGAAGGCATCTGGCTGATGCTGGGTGGGCCGCGTTGCCTGGAATCTCCCGAGGCACTGAACGACGTCGAAGCCTTTTTCTCGCTGCTCGACAAGCTGGTCGCCAGTCGCAACCTGAGTGCCGAAACGCTGGCCACGCATGCCGCCGATCTTTATGCGCCGTCTGATCCGCTGGGGAGTGCGGTGCAGATGATGACGGTGCATAAATCAAAAGGCCTGGAATTCGACACGGTGATTCTGCCCGGTCTGGATCGCGGCATCGGCGGCAACGACAGCAGCCTGCTGCTCTGGGACGAAGTGGCCGGCGCCGATGGCAATGAACATCTGCTGGTCGCGCCGATGAAGCAAAAAGGCGCCGCTAACGGCGAGCCGACCGCCTACGATTACCTGAAAAAACTCGAAACTGAACGTGCGGCCCACGAAGACGAGCGCCTGCTTTACGTCGCCGCTACCCGCGCCATTCGCAATCTGCATCTGGTTGGTGTGGCCGTCGCCGACGAGAAGAAGGATGACGGACTGAAAGCGCCGGCCAGTGGCACGCTGCTCAAGCTGCTGTGGCCGGGCGTCGCCCAGACGCTGTTTGCTGACGCGCTGGCCAATGCCGAAGCGGTAGTGCCGGTCAGCGTCGGCATCGATCCTGCCACTTTTGTACCGCCACTGGTTCGCCTGCGCCAGATCGGACTGCCGGCGGCGTTGTGCAAAATATCTGAAGATCTGCGCCCGGCGGATAATCCGCTTGATCTTGACGAGGCCGAGCCCGGCCTGTCGCTCGAAGCCTCGGTTGGCACACTGGTGCACCGCTGCCTGGAGCTGATTTCGAAAATTGGGCTAAAAACCTGGTCGACCGCAAGAGTCGTCACCTTGCAGCCGGCCTATCAGCGCTGGCTGTTGGCGCAGGGGCACAGCGAAACCGAGGCGGCCAGTGGTGCGGGCGACGTTGTTGCTGCGGTGAGCAACACGCTGGATTCAGAAACGGGGCGCTGGCTACTGGACGATCATCCCGAAGCGGCCGCCGAGCAGGCCTGGAGCAGCCAGGTGGGCGATACCACGCTGCACCACGTGATCGACCGGATTTTTGTGACAGAAGGTTGTCGCTGGATCATCGATTACAAGACTGCCCGCTTGCCCCGGAGCAGAATTGTTGCAGCGGGCTGA
- a CDS encoding UvrD-helicase domain-containing protein produces MQPAPDRLEEDRIARQRALEVASFIVEAPAGAGKTELLTQRYLRLLAVVENPEEVLALTFTNKAATEMRDRILGSLERAASGEMPEQPHKQLTFGLAQKVLAHDAAQGWRLLGHPGRLRITTLDALCASLARQMPYLSRFGSQPGVSEDAEAHYATAARRTLEMVEAGGDDAEVVAEALAFMDNNAGRLERLLIAMLGRRDQWLHHASRIESGAMKAEVEAGFAALIERDLATVGELLDARVQTLLMPLARFAAANVPGTLDFIFDWNFRLTAAIADLPSWQAVATLLLTTTGTLRKTVDKRIGFPADKEFGDQKKAMLELLAELRGVAGLEEALAMLVKLPRPELSEGEWATVECFSRLLRLAAGQLWLAFQEAGEVDFIEIAARAGLALGDDEAPTDLAQALDYRIRHLLVDEFQDTSPSQVGLIEKLTRGWMPDDGRTLFVVGDPMQSIYRFRKADVGLFLRVRERGIGDIRLDHLRLFRNNRSYPGIVDWVNAAFPSIFPADDSPEAGAVRYAESAATRPARADSGVVVHPVIEREGSDAAGEEACRVLSIIQQARREAPDERIAVLVRARSHLDALVAEIRRSAPDLRFQAVDIEGLDGRQHVQDLLTLFRALHHRADRVHWLAMLRAPWCGLQLADLHALAADDRKSTIWQLMQDDARLGRMSEDGRQRLNMCAMCCRWPLPAAVGSIPAAGWKASG; encoded by the coding sequence ATGCAGCCAGCGCCCGACCGCCTCGAAGAAGACCGAATTGCCCGCCAGCGGGCGCTCGAGGTCGCCTCGTTCATCGTCGAGGCGCCGGCAGGTGCTGGCAAGACGGAGCTGCTGACACAGCGTTATCTGCGTCTGCTGGCCGTCGTCGAGAATCCCGAGGAAGTGCTGGCGCTGACCTTCACCAACAAGGCGGCGACCGAGATGCGCGACCGCATTCTCGGCAGCCTGGAGCGCGCGGCCAGCGGTGAAATGCCAGAACAGCCGCACAAGCAGCTGACTTTCGGGCTGGCGCAGAAAGTACTCGCCCACGACGCAGCGCAAGGCTGGCGTCTGCTCGGCCACCCCGGCCGCCTGCGCATCACGACGCTGGATGCCCTGTGCGCCAGCCTGGCCCGGCAAATGCCTTATCTCAGTCGCTTCGGCAGCCAGCCCGGCGTCAGTGAGGATGCCGAAGCCCACTACGCCACGGCGGCCCGGCGGACGCTGGAAATGGTCGAGGCCGGCGGCGACGATGCCGAGGTCGTGGCCGAAGCGCTGGCTTTCATGGACAACAATGCTGGACGGCTGGAAAGGCTGCTGATCGCCATGCTCGGCCGGCGCGACCAGTGGCTGCACCATGCCTCGCGCATCGAAAGCGGGGCGATGAAGGCCGAGGTCGAGGCAGGCTTCGCGGCGCTGATCGAGCGCGATCTGGCGACGGTCGGCGAATTGCTCGATGCCCGCGTTCAAACGCTGTTGATGCCGCTGGCCCGCTTCGCAGCGGCCAATGTGCCGGGAACACTGGATTTCATTTTTGACTGGAATTTCCGGTTGACCGCAGCAATCGCCGATTTACCGAGCTGGCAGGCCGTTGCTACCTTGTTGCTGACCACCACCGGCACTTTGCGCAAGACGGTCGACAAACGTATCGGTTTTCCGGCCGACAAGGAATTCGGCGACCAGAAAAAGGCCATGCTCGAACTGCTTGCCGAGCTGCGCGGCGTCGCCGGGCTGGAAGAGGCGCTGGCCATGCTGGTCAAGCTGCCGCGTCCCGAATTGAGCGAAGGTGAGTGGGCCACGGTCGAATGCTTCTCGCGCCTGCTGCGGCTGGCCGCGGGGCAGTTGTGGCTGGCCTTTCAGGAAGCTGGCGAAGTCGATTTCATCGAAATCGCCGCTCGCGCCGGCCTGGCGCTGGGCGACGATGAGGCCCCGACCGATCTGGCGCAGGCCCTCGATTACCGGATTCGTCACCTGCTGGTCGATGAATTCCAGGACACCAGCCCGAGTCAGGTCGGCCTGATCGAAAAGCTGACGCGTGGGTGGATGCCCGATGATGGCCGCACGCTGTTCGTTGTCGGCGATCCGATGCAGTCGATCTATCGTTTTCGTAAGGCAGATGTCGGGCTGTTCCTGCGTGTCCGTGAGCGGGGCATCGGTGATATCAGGCTCGACCATCTGCGGCTGTTCCGCAATAACCGCTCTTATCCGGGCATCGTCGATTGGGTGAATGCGGCGTTTCCGAGTATTTTTCCGGCTGACGATAGCCCGGAAGCCGGTGCCGTGCGCTATGCCGAATCGGCGGCCACTCGCCCGGCGCGCGCCGATAGCGGCGTGGTCGTGCATCCGGTGATCGAACGTGAAGGTTCAGACGCAGCCGGTGAAGAGGCGTGCCGCGTCCTGAGCATCATCCAGCAGGCTCGCCGCGAGGCGCCGGACGAGCGCATCGCGGTCCTCGTGCGCGCCCGCAGCCACCTCGATGCGCTGGTTGCAGAAATCCGCCGCAGTGCGCCGGATCTGCGTTTTCAGGCCGTCGACATCGAAGGACTGGATGGCCGCCAGCACGTGCAGGATCTGCTCACGCTGTTCCGTGCCTTGCATCACCGCGCTGATCGCGTCCATTGGCTGGCCATGTTGCGCGCCCCTTGGTGCGGCTTGCAGCTGGCCGATCTGCATGCACTGGCAGCCGACGACCGGAAATCGACGATCTGGCAGTTGATGCAGGATGATGCCCGCCTTGGTCGGATGTCCGAAGACGGCCGGCAACGTCTGAACATGTGCGCGATGTGCTGCAGGTGGCCTTTGCCGGCCGCGGTCGGCAGCATCCCCGCCGCTGGCTGGAAGGCATCTGGCTGA